DNA sequence from the Neomonachus schauinslandi chromosome 16, ASM220157v2, whole genome shotgun sequence genome:
ActggaaaccacctaaatgtccTCCCCTGGGGGgctgttaaaataaattacattaactCCGTTccgtggaatattatgcagctgtaTAAAGGAATGAGGAAGCGCTCTATGTACTGATGTGGAGGGCTCTCAAAGACCCATAGTTAGAGAAAGCGAGGTGTAGAATGTTGTACTTACTTACACTGTTATcttcttgtattaaaaaaaaaagtctaaaaaatgtTTGCCCTGATTCTTTCATTAGGAAACAAACCAAAGGACTGGGCTGCAAAACTACCTGTCGGgaatcttcaaaaatgtcaacGTCATgaaacggggcgggggggggggaaggggcagaaaacttattttttatttttttaagatttcatttatttctggggggggacagagggagagggagaagcatactccccactaagcagggaacccaacagggggctcgaccccaggaccccaagatcacgacctgagtcaaaggcagatgcttaaccaactgaaccacccaggcaccccaaagcatGTCTGTTGTCAATGCCTAATTCtggaaaaatagataataaactGGTAACactggcttcccaggggaggggggacagaacgggacagttttattgagatagaattcacataccatatgacCCATGCGTTTCAGGTGTATagttcaatggcttttagtatattcagagctCGTGTGACCATCACCATGGCCAATCTTAGAaccttttcatcaccccaaaatgaaACCCCACACCACTTGgccatcacccccaccccacttctccCAGTCcaaagcaaccactaatctactttgtctgCTGCTATGGATTTGCACATTCTGGGCATTTCCTAGATGTGGAACCTTAGAATACGTGTCCATTGGTgtttggcttcttccacttaggaTAATGTGTTCAAGGTCTACCCATGACGCATCATGGGTCAGTGCTTCGTTCCTTTTCATGCCTGAATACTTTCTCACCATGTGGCTGTATCACGTTGTGTTTATCCTTTCGTCCATCAGTGAACATCGGGGCTGTTTGCACCTTTTGCCTATTACGAGTAGCGCTGCTCTGACCATGCATACAAGAGTTTTGTATAAGGAGGACTTGGAACAGACTCTCCTTTTGTGACTTCTGAATGCGCACCGTGTCTACAGGTGGCTTATCTCACAGGAAGGAAAAAGCCTGGAGGCCTCTGCTCTAGCCTCGCAAGCAgccagagagacacacagagttCTGAGCTGCAGGTAGGGACCTGgagggtgtggtgggagggacagTCAGGCAAGGTAGCATGAGAAGGAAAGAGGCCCCTGTGTGTCCTCTCAGTTGCCCAGGCACAGGACAGCAGCTGGGGAAACAtgtgatctctccctttctggACCCTCCATTGGCAAAGAGACAACAATGCTGGGTGCACACCCCGCCCCAGCTAAGACGCTGGTTTCTGGGATGCTCCCTCCCTCGGTGTTCTCATCCCATCTCTCCCAATCCCACCGCTTTCACTGCCACCTCTATGCTCACCAGGCTTCCCTTCCTGATTCTGGCCCAGActgctccccagggccccagcctgACAGAGGCAGCTGCTCACCATGAGGATGTCTGCTTAGGCATCCTGCACTCCAAAGCCAAGCCCCTCATCTCCCTGCAAACCTGCTCCTTGCACCTCCGTCTCCCCCAGTTAAGCAAAAGGCAGCTCCCATCAGGTCACCAACCTTGGAGTCACTCcagcttctctcttcccctcagaCCACATGCTTGTTCCACCAGCAAATCTCATAGGCTCTACGAGACCTGAGTCTCACCACTTCCCAGCGCCTGCACGGATCCCAGCCTGGTCCCTCTGGCTAAGATTTTCTGCAACTTTCTTTTGTGCATTGCTTTTGGTCTGTCTCCCCCTGCTGGAAGACAAGCCACGAGCCCAGAGTGGGCAGAGATCTGGTCGGTTTTATCACCGGAGCGTTCCAGAGTCTGCCGCAgagcctggtacacagtaggtgcttaagaaccatctgttgaatgaatgaagggcctccccccaggtgtccctcattccACCCTGCCCCCATCAGTGTATTcttcacacagcagccagagggatcctGTACGAATAGGTCAGATGATCCCAttcctcctctgctcagaacctgCCCCTGGGTCCCATCTCATGCAGAGCTGAAGCAATGTCCGCAGGGTGGCCCACAGGACCCTGTGCAATCACCCCCTTCCTTTTTAGACACTatctcctgccctctccctcttgtTCATTTGGCTCCAGCCACTtgtttcctctctgttccttaagCATTCCAGGCTTGgtcctacctcaggacctttgcacagaCTGTTCCCTCTGCTCTACCAAATACTCTTCCCCAGACGTTCTCAtggtctcctccctctccttcaggtTTTTGCTCAAATGTtcccttctcagtgaggcctgtttatttttttttttaagacttttaaataatctctacacccaacgtggggctcgaattcacaaccctgagatcaagagttgcatgctccactgactgagccagtcaggtgcccccagTGAGTCCTGTTTAAAAGGACAATCTCCAGTGCCCCATGCTGATACTCTCCAacccctttctctgcttcctttttccAGATGGCACTTATCGCTGTGGGATGCACTGTATCAGTTCTTAGCGTTCTCAAAGCATGGTCCCGGACCTGCAGCTTGAGCTTCAGGTAGAAACTTGTTGGAATGCTCAGGGTCAGACCCCACAGAATTAAACCCTCTGGGGGTGCGGTCTCGTAATCTGGGGTAACAAGCCCTGCAGGGATTCCAAGGCCACTTgattctgagaaccactgcttatTTATCTTGTTCACTGTCCATCCCACAATGTGAATGAAAAACTGTGTGACCaagattttgtcttgtttcctgCTATGTCTCGTGCACCCTGAAgagggcctggggcagaggaTGTGCTCTATATATTAACATCTACCGAATGAAGAATGAAGGAACTCACAGAATCTTCACAAAAACTTCCAAGGTAAGCAAAAGTTACCCTCCAACACAATGACTAGAACCAAGGCCCAGAGGTGAAGCTACCTGCCAAGGTGGCACAGCTAGCTTGGAGGGTTCAAAGAGAGGCAGGCTCGCTCCAGAGCCCCACTGTTAACCAGCATCGCAGACTGCCAGCCTCCACGGGTGAACTGCTCTCTGTCCAACAGGGGACACAGACTGGAGATGGATTCCTCTGCTTGCTCACCCCCCGTATCCTGGCTCACACACAAAAGTAACTATTCGCTCTTGCCCTCCAGGAAACTACACACTTTCCATGCTTTGGCCTTGTCCCTCCCGTGGGCCTCCCTGACTCCTGCTACCCTTGGGGCAGGCCAGGGACCATCTGGGCCTGTGTCTGACTCCCTCACCAGACAGAACCCCTTCAGGACAGGGCAGGGTCTGCCGCTTCTCTGGGTGCTCGACgttgcccagcacagggcctggctttGGGAAGTGTTTGCTGGATGAGATCGCCCCTTTTTCCAGCCACTTAACTCCTCTGCATCCACAGAGACTCAGCTCCAGTTAAACTCTTCCAGGACACGCGGCAGCCCCTGGGGGCACCCACTGCACCCGGAACTGCTTCAGAATGTAAGCTCCTCAAAAACAGGGGTCAGGGTCTCGCTCAAGTTGGGGTCCCAGCatcactcagcacagtgcctgcaaCACAAGCCACTTCGAGTTGTGTCAGTTTAGACTCCTCTCAAGTATCACCAACTCTACAAGTCTTCCCTGAGCCCCTTCCGCTTCTCTCGCCTCCCCAAGACTAGTGCTGCCTCGTATTGGTTCGTAGAACTCTGGATTGAGATCTCCTGTCCTCCCCTCAACCAAACTGAATTATCATCGGCTTCCCAGTGCCCAGCAAAGGGCCTGCCATAAGAGCAGCTGACTGAAAGAAGgactgaagagaagaaagagcattGCATGAGAAGGACACAGCATTGCAAAGGCTGTCAGTGAGTAAGGAACCTCTCTAGGGGACAGGAGGCTTGGGTGGTGACATACagcaaggagggggagagacaggtAACCACAGGTTCCTGGCACGAGTGGGGCTATGAAGCTGAGAAGTTGACATCACTCTGCCCACTCACTGCCACCTCAGAGTGGCACCCCAAACCCGTTCCGCCTCAGCCTTCTCCATCCAACCTGTTGCTCAAACCACATATCCCAGCCATCTGAGCTCTTCTTCCTTACACCCTGCTGGCTCAAACTCCAAAGACAACCTGAGACTGACAGCACTGCAGTCTGAGCCACCTACTATCCCCTCTTGCCTCCTAACTGGCTTTCCTCTTTCCACTCTTGTTCCCACTACAATCCCATCTTCACTCGGCAGCCTGTGAATTTTTCAAAACGCAGGCGGGTCCTGTTGCTCTGATGCTCAAAACCTTTCATGGCTCCCTGGGGAAGCTAGAATAAAAGACAAACCCCACACCAACCTCTACAAGGATCGGGTTCCCAACATGTCTTCCAACGTCACCTGTTTTCTTGGCTCCAGCTACAAACACACCAAacttcttcctgcctcagggcctttgcacttgatGGTCTCTCTGTTCAGGCCTTTCTTTACATGGCCAACTTCTCTGTCAAATGTCACTTCCCCAGAGGGGCGATTTTTTATCACTCCAGCTAAAGAGGCTGTCTACCCTGTTTTATCTCACTTCGTATAATATATCAAACACCGAAAGTACTGCTTTATCATTATTACTTATCACTTATCTACGGTCTGTCTTCTCCCCAAGCAAGGACTTTCTCTGACTTGTTCGGGCTGTAGCCTTTgcttctagaacagtgcctggcacagggtacTCAATATTTAGTGAATAAAGGATGACACCATGCCCCCATGTGCACCAATTCAGTCCTCCAATGCGTCCGGGATCCCGTCGCCCCAAAGACCCTCCAGGGTGCATCCCCCAGCTCGCCCCGGGGGCCAGGCGCCCAGCACAAGCGCCCCCCGCACGTCGAGGGCCCCCCCAGACCCAGTCATCTTCCCGCGCGACCTGGCGCACGCTCCCACGACCACCGGCCCTTGCCCGTGTACCGCGCGCCCCAGAGCCAAAGGGATCCCTCCCGCCTCCTCGCCCCTCGCCCCCCTTCCTCAGgcctccatgcccagctcctCCATCCTCCTTCCCTGTCGGGCCGAATCCCTGCAATCGCCCTACTCCCCTTACTCACCCGCTTCAAACAGCGTTTCCCGCCACAGCCTACGCCGCCGTGAACCCTGACTCCGGCGCGCGCAGGCTCAGAGCCACAGGGCGCGGAGCTGGGCCACGCCCCTCCCGCCCAAGTAGGGCGAGACCACGCCCCGCAGGGGCTCGGGGCCGCGCCCCTCCGTCGACTGGGAATAGGCCACGCCCCATCTTTCCAAATTGGCGGGTGGCCTCTTTCCATTTCCTATAAATTCTCGCCAAACCCCGCCCCGTCTTGAGGGAGTGCAACTCCTCCCAAACCACGCCCCCTCCTTACGATACCTTCGCGGATTTCCACAATATGCGCGCGCAGCTGCGCGGCCCGCCACCTGTCCTTCCGGCCCCGCCTCCCGCCCGCCGGCGCGGCGCGCGACTCCTCTGCTTGCCCACGTGCTTTTTGCCGGAGGCTACGGTAGTCGGGAGGATTTCCTGGCTGCTGTCCTGCTGGCCACGCGACGTCTTCCCTCCCCGTGGAGGGGAGGTCTGGTCAGCCTCCTGTCTcacggcctcagtttccccatccgtgAACTAGACTCCGCGCAGGGCGGCTACACCTGGGGGCGCCAGGCGGACTGCTTGGAATGGGACGACGGCTTGTAACTAGTCACTTCCGTCaccttccccccgccccaactcGCTCTAAAACACACCTTTCAGTACCCAGCCCATCCCTCCAAGCAACACCCCCTTCACCCTTAGCCAGGGCTGTGCATCCTGCTCACAGCGGTGACCgctcagggcctggcccaggcGAAGGAGGAACTAAGAGAATTCCACAGCCCGACCTGACTCTGAATTCACCTGAGCCGCTCACCTTCCAGACTTGGCATGTGCCCTTCCCTCAATTTGGGGGCCAAGCCCCCTCGTCTTGCTTTAGATCCCAGATGGGTCATGATATCCTGTGTGAGGACTTCCCTGCCTTCTACCTCTAGGTCCCACACAGCAGCGTGCTGCCCCCCATTAAAGCCCCTATTCTCTCACCTTCTAGCTGGCCCCTACCATCCCCGCACTGCCAGCCCTGACTGGTAGCCACCTCTGAGGATTTTTATCTTGTTCTCCCATGTGTCCAGTGCCTAAAATTATGTTTGCCACGTAATAAGTGCCCCAtatatatttgttggatgaataacTTCTGCATCCCCACAAGGGCCAGCACAGTTCCTAGCCCACAAGTggcttcagcaaatattttttgcctAGTGAAAGCCCTGGTCCCTTCATCCACTGAAATTCCCTTTGTCCTTCAATAGGCTCCAACTCACCTTGTACATGGAGAGGACACCAAGGCTGTCAGCCTCTCCTGcaattctcccccacccccttgcagAGCCCAGTCACATCACCCTGAACCTTCCACCAGCCTAGTAAAGGTTCAGGGGGGCTGGTGTCAATAAAGACCCTAACAGCCCATCCCCTGTATATATCCTAGACTCACTCTGGCTCAGGGCAGATTTCTAGTCGtactttattttcctgtttttgtctttttttagtttttattaaataaaaggaacagagagagggggcctgtggtttctcagtCTGTAGGGGAGAGCCACAGGCCCCCCAATCCCTCTGTTCAAGGTGCATTGCGCAGTGAGCTTGAGGTGTaagctgggtggggagggcagctgGTAGTGCTAGGAGAGTCAGAGGTTGGGATCTATGACCCATCCAGCCCTCCCAGGAAGACtcagtgggcagggagggagcctcctGGACCCTAACTGGGCTCATCTGAGGGCTGAGGGCTGGTGGGGCCAGGGCTTGTGCTCTAAGCCACAAGGTGggaccccaggcctggcccctTCCCActccaggaggaggaaggggtgacAATGTCCATTCGTTGGAGGGTGCAGGGCTGTGGGGCAGAGTGGCCAGGCCCCTCACTCGTGGACGTCCCAGATCTCAGACAGCAGAGGCGGCAACTTCTTGTCTTGGAGCCGCAGGGCAAAGACCTGCTCTGAGTGCACAGAGCTCAGCGTGCGCAGGCTCACAAGCTTCATCAGCATTCGAGGGAAGCGCAGCTGGTCCTGCAGGGGGACAGGAGGAAGGTGGGCGCTGGCCAGGCTCCTGCCCTGTGAGGCTCTGGTCAGCCCACCTGGACCATGAGGagggcctccctccctgggctgaGCCAGGACAGCAGTGTGGGGAGTGGCCGGGCAGAGTGTGGGGCCCTCCCACCCCTATGCCTGCACCAGGCCTGGCTCCTTGGTCGGGGACAGAGGCCTGAGGACAGACTCTATGGAGAGGACACCAACCAGAGTTCAGAGTGCTGCCAGGGGAGCCGGGCTCAGATGAGGAAGCAAGACCTCAGCCCCAGGCTGACTCCACGTGGGTGTGGACTTCCTGTCCCCGCCAAGGCCTCAGGAAGGGCTGGGCTCTGGGTAGCTCCAGGAGCCGCATACCTGTGGCCTCTTGATGCGCGTGTAGGAGAGCAGGGCCTCCACGTAGGGCTGCTGCAGGGCCTCGACGCGGCTCGGCTCCTGCACGTTGGGCCGGTCAGCTGAGAAGATGTTGATGGCGATGAGGAGGGCATACTCGGCGTCGTCCAGGCCCAGCCGCCGCATGGCCCGTGAGAACTCGAAGATGGGGTTGATGAACTCCACCTGCAGgcctgtgggggcaggaggcctgGCCTGATAAGCTCCCCCAGCCCCAAACTGGCCCCACGCCCGGGTCCTGACGCTGCTTAGTCAGCAGGGGAAGAAAACAGCGGTAATTCTAATGTTCTTGTCACGTCTGTTCACTTGTGTCCCCACTTAGACGAGCGCCCAGCACATGGTAAGTGTGCCCTAGCCCTTGCCTGAATCAAGGAATGAGTAACGAGAGTGaacatttattcagtatttcCTACTACCCCATCCTACCTTCCCTGTACCTCCCCTAAGGAAAAGGAAGGACTTTTAAAGCTAGGTCACACTGCATCACCCTCAAGTGGCTTCCATGGCTTAGAGTAAAGCCTAACCTCATTCCCAAGAGTGGTTCATTAATTCAGTCATCAAACTTCATcaagcacctactacgtgccaggcccCGGGGTAGAGCTGTTTCCAAGACAAAGCCTCCCCTCCTGTGGAACTTGCATTTGGGGGCTGAGAGGACAGACGATAGGCAAACACGTAAGTAAACCATTCAGCCTGTCAGAGGAATGGGTGCTGCTGGATCAAGATTAACCCTCAGAGGGGTAACAGGGGCATCGAGAACCAAATCAACATCTCAGACAAGGTGGCCATTGCCAGGTGACGCTGTAGGAAGGCCTCACTCTAGGGGGACCTTTGAGGGACAACCCAAAGGAGGAGAAGCGATGAGTCACGAGGATGTGTGAGTGCTCCAGGTGGGTACCACCTGTCTGTTCTGCCCGGAACTGGGCAGCTTTCTGGGCCTCAAGACTTTCAATGTTGAAACTATGAAGCTCCCACGTGAACCAGGATGAGCTGGTCACCCGTGTTGGCCGAGGGACCAGCAACTACAAATGCCCCGAAGTGGGAGCACAGCTGGTGGGTtcaaacaaaaggaaggaagccaaTGTGGCAGAAGGAGGGTGAGCAATGGGAGAAGAGTGCAGAGAGGTCCCTGCAGGGCCTGTGGGCCATGGCAAAGACTCTGGCTTGTCAGGAGCCATGCAGGGtactgagcagaggagggacatgaGCTGACTTGGTATGAACAGGACCCTTCTGACTGCTGTGTGAACAGACACATTTGGAGAACCCAGTGAGGGCACCCGGCAATGTTCCCGGGAGGGATGCTGGACAGTGGCAGAGCATGGAGGGAAGTGGTAGGACCCCAACTTTCTCTCCAGCCCCATCTCCCTGTGCTCCAGATGCCTGGGCCTCCCTGTAATTCCAGCTCTTccctcacctcagggcctttgtacatgctgAGCCCCCTGCCAGAAACATTCTCCCCGCCCAGTGCTCCCCTATCAAGCTCATACTCAAAGCAGGTTGAGATGCTCAGGGattagaggaagggaagaagacgGGGTTAGGAACACACATGTGGGAGTACAGACAAGTGCCCCAGGAAAAAATGATGGGAGAGAGCAGGACTTACAGAGAAAACTGAGACTGAAGAAACACAGCCTTTTTGTACATGGGGTTCCCTGGTGGGCAATGCTATTCCCCAATTCCCTTTTCCTAATTGTTGACATATCTCACTGCCTCAGGCCTCAGTTCAACTGCACTTCCTCCAGAAGCCCACTGCCTAGGTCACATCCCCAGGTAAGTGCCCTTGGAGGGTAGGGACCAGGACTGCCCTGTACAGTTGGGTAGGCTGCATACTTCACAATGGACTGAGATCCAGCCTCCCTGTAGTGACACCAGGTTTTGGGAGGAAGGAGTGTCTTCTCTTAATTCGTATTAAAATGTCCTGTGTGAGAGCAGAAACCCCTCTGCCTCGTCCTGCACTGCATCCCACTGCGGAGACGCGGCAGATACCCTTATCTCAACGCGAGGCTGGCTCACCCGGCTTTGGAAACAAAGGAATGGAGGCTCCGACAAGAATGAGGTGGCCTGAGGTCTCCTACCAGTAGGGGCCCAGCAGGGGcaccagccctgccccctcccagcccactCTGCCGTACCTGCGCGGTGGAAGTCATCCTTGCTATAGGTGAAGTCCTTCAGGAAAGTGATGCACTCCGTCTCGTGGTTGTAGCGTCTTGCCGTCTCTAGCAGCATGatctgggggcagcagggagaggagtaggcaggggcaggggctccaGGAGTCCCTCTGACCCTTTAGCCACCGGTCTCTCCTCTCTTGGCCTGTGGGGGGGACCTCATCTCGCCAGGATCATCCCTcgcccctcagcccctgcccgTTCCTTCAGCCACCCCAGCTTGCAGTCAGCGTGTCAGACGCTCCAAGCTCTCTCTCCTGCGGGTTTAGTGCCCACGGCACCCTCCACTTAGGCTTCCCTCCCCAGCTGGTTTCGAGGCACGAGGACACGCACTGTCTGTTTCGTTCATGCCACACACCCAGCACTTGGAATGGAGCCCGGTATATGCTATGAACTCAATGCCGACTTGTTACGGTGGCTTTGGTTTAAATGTCAACTCTCCCGAACAGCCTTCCCAGCACCACATTCTTTAAAGTGCGGCGTTCCAGCCCAATCCTCAATTTTTCTCGCCTCAGGccgtttcctttttctccttggcTCATGGGGGGCTCGCATGACCTGTTTAGCATGACCTCTTCCCCACAAGGGCAACAACTGGAGGAATGTGGCTCATCACCATGCTCCCGACAGCTGTCCTGAGGCTTAACCCTGGGCTTCCTCgtgggcaggaaggaagggcCAGGCCGCCCATTACCTCAATGGTAGACGCCTTCAGGAGGGCGATTTGGTCCTCGCGGCCCAGCTGCAGGAAGCCAGGCACCTGTTTGGCGAAATCCACAATCTCCTGGACTGAGATGATGGCTAACTCGGTGAAGTGGGCGAAACGCTGCTGGCGGGCATCGCGGGACTGGGGGTCTGCACCCAGGGGCCAAGGCTGGGGACACAGGGGCCAGGGTCACTCTCCGGCCTCCTCCCTTGAGCCCAAGGCTGTGGAGACACCTGGAGGCAAAGAGCGCGCCCTGGGAGACCCTCGTCTGCAAAGCCCTGCCCTATGGAGCctggctccctcctgccctgcccgcTCCACCCCACGGGGCTCACGGCCGTCCCACGGGGCTCAGGGCTAGCGGCCCGGCCGCGGGAGGGGCAGTACCGTGACTTTGGGCTGGTCAGAGAAGGAGCGCTTGTTACACTGCAGCTGCGCGGCCACCAACTGCTGGATCATTAGTTCCTGAGCAGCTGTCAGCTGAACACCCTCGCCTTCCCCGGAGCCCGGGCCACCTCCGTCAGACCCTCCAGGGGAGGCCCCGGGCCCAGAGGCTGAGCTGCTGGGGCCCGCCGGCCCCGCGGGtgactgctgctgctgctgctgcttgcGAATCTTCTTCTTTCGGATCTGTTCTTCGGAGAGGACGCCTATCGGGAGACACGGGCCTCAGCAgaggccccagggctgggcagCGGCCCGGCTAGCGCGGCTCCCGCCCCGGCACTCACACTGCTCCCTCATCCCCGCCTCCTTGCATTTGCGCAGCCGGCACTGCTGGCACTTGCGCCGCATGAAGGCGTCCATCTGGCAGGTTCCGCCGCCCCGGCAGGCGTAGCGCCTGGCCCCGCCTCGGACCACACTGCGCCGGAAGAAGCCCTTGCAGCCCTCACAGCTGAGCACGTTGTAGTGGAAGCCGGAGGCCTTGTCCCCGCACACGCGGCACAGCTCATGACCCAGCATCTTCGGGGCCGGGCCCTTCTTCCGCTTGCGCTCCGGTTCCTCTGCAGGGTCTGGAACGACTGGGGCGGGTGCACAGAAGCCATGAGACACGGAGGCCCGCGagacagaagaaacaaagagcCAGAGTACAGAGAGTGACCCAGGGAGATGGCAATTCAGAAGAAAAGGCGCGTGTCTCAGTGAACCCCAAAGACCAAATGACAAGAGGTgtcaagtaggaaaaaaaaaatacgctCACAGGCCAAAAAAGAAGGGGCAAGTaggtatggaaaaaaaaaaaaaaatcaatgaggaaTTGAGCGGCTCCCATCCTCATTTCTGATCTTTTTCCCTTCCTAGATCCCCTCCCatcacctcccagcccctgtccCTGAGCCCCAGCTCACCCACGCTGCAGGCTGAGCGGGCCCAATCACTGCCCGGGACATCAGGGTCTGGACCCGCAGGCCACAGTTCAGGACCCTCCTCCTTTATAGCTGGTGAAGAAGAGGGGGCGCTGGGTTGAGGCGGGCCATTTCCTGGGGGAGGGAAGCACAATGAGTTCTCCTGACAAGTgtgcgctgggggtgggggctggctgggAAAGAGGTCACTCACCAGGCAAGGGGGTGTCCAGGGAACTGGTGGTGGGGGTGGACATGGTGGAGTCACGGAGCAACCTGCGGAATACAGAGGGACTGAGAGCCTGGTGGGGCCAGGGAGGGTCAGGTTAGGCCAGCCCCAGGGCTTGATGGGGCACTTCTGTCTTCCATCTTTCCAGACTTCTCCTTTACTGCATACAGACCCCACCTCTAACCCCTGCCAGCCTATAAAGCCTCTCCTCCGGGTCTGACAGAGCCCACCCCCTATCGCTCCAGGTCTCTGCTGGGTCTCAAACCCTGACCCCACCTAGACTCCGCCCCCCGTAGGCTCCACCCACTCCAGATCCCGCCCACTCCCTCTTTCCGGGTCTTGCCCTTTCGGCTTCAATCGTGCTCCGCCCTCACTTCCTCCACCCCACTAAGTTTCACCTTACCTACTCTTACTCCCCACCTCTGCGGAAGgagcacccccaacccccactctgaccccacctcctccccatgCTCCGCCCCCATCTTTTCCTTCTAAGTCCCGCCCAAACCTTCCAGGTTCCACCCTCACTCTACCCATAATGCTCCGCCCCACCCCTTTGCCCCGCCCCTCCGGTACCCCTCCCTCCAGATCCCGCCCCATCTCCCATCATGccccgcctccccctcctcccatcaCGCTCCGCCCCCACACCTCGCTCCAGGTCCCGCCCCTCTCCGAACACcagtggggggcggggctcaTGGCTGCGCGCGAGGGTCTTGTGGGCGGCCTCTCTCGGGGTCTCCTACTTCCGTTGCCCTGGAAACAACCGGAGACAGCGCGAGCTACGGAAGGGAAGGGggcaaaggagagaaagggggctGAGCGGAGCGGCGCGGGGAACGCCGGGAAGCCCCGGGCCCGGGGCGCCTCCCGCGTCTCCCCACACTCTAATGCACCTGCCTCTGTCCCCttgctctgctcctcctcctccttctctgtatCCTTTGGCACGCCGCCGCTTCTCGGATCCCCTCAAAAGTAACTTCGCCACTTCTTCCGGCAACCCCGCCGTGCGTCACTTTAGGAAAGGGGCGGGTAGTCAGGAGTGACGGACTTCCGGTCCGCTTAGGACTAGCCAAATCGGCTGCCCCGCACGGAAGTTGTATACTCACCGGAAGTTTACCGTCTGGGGAAGCTCCACTGAGGCCTGGCAGAAGAGTTCCGGACCAATTCAATCGAGCGCGGGCCGGAGGGGGGGGGCGTGGCCAC
Encoded proteins:
- the NR1H2 gene encoding oxysterols receptor LXR-beta isoform X2 → MSTPTTSSLDTPLPGNGPPQPSAPSSSPAIKEEGPELWPAGPDPDVPGSDWARSACSVVVPDPAEEPERKRKKGPAPKMLGHELCRVCGDKASGFHYNVLSCEGCKGFFRRSVVRGGARRYACRGGGTCQMDAFMRRKCQQCRLRKCVLSEEQIRKKKIRKQQQQQQSPAGPAGPSSSASGPGASPGGSDGGGPGSGEGEGVQLTAAQELMIQQLVAAQLQCNKRSFSDQPKVTPWPLGADPQSRDARQQRFAHFTELAIISVQEIVDFAKQVPGFLQLGREDQIALLKASTIEIMLLETARRYNHETECITFLKDFTYSKDDFHRAGLQVEFINPIFEFSRAMRRLGLDDAEYALLIAINIFSADRPNVQEPSRVEALQQPYVEALLSYTRIKRPQDQLRFPRMLMKLVSLRTLSSVHSEQVFALRLQDKKLPPLLSEIWDVHE
- the NR1H2 gene encoding oxysterols receptor LXR-beta isoform X1, with product MSTPTTSSLDTPLPGNGPPQPSAPSSSPAIKEEGPELWPAGPDPDVPGSDWARSACSVVVPDPAEEPERKRKKGPAPKMLGHELCRVCGDKASGFHYNVLSCEGCKGFFRRSVVRGGARRYACRGGGTCQMDAFMRRKCQQCRLRKCKEAGMREQCVLSEEQIRKKKIRKQQQQQQSPAGPAGPSSSASGPGASPGGSDGGGPGSGEGEGVQLTAAQELMIQQLVAAQLQCNKRSFSDQPKVTPWPLGADPQSRDARQQRFAHFTELAIISVQEIVDFAKQVPGFLQLGREDQIALLKASTIEIMLLETARRYNHETECITFLKDFTYSKDDFHRAGLQVEFINPIFEFSRAMRRLGLDDAEYALLIAINIFSADRPNVQEPSRVEALQQPYVEALLSYTRIKRPQDQLRFPRMLMKLVSLRTLSSVHSEQVFALRLQDKKLPPLLSEIWDVHE
- the NR1H2 gene encoding oxysterols receptor LXR-beta isoform X3, with protein sequence MSTPTTSSLDTPLPAIKEEGPELWPAGPDPDVPGSDWARSACSVVVPDPAEEPERKRKKGPAPKMLGHELCRVCGDKASGFHYNVLSCEGCKGFFRRSVVRGGARRYACRGGGTCQMDAFMRRKCQQCRLRKCKEAGMREQCVLSEEQIRKKKIRKQQQQQQSPAGPAGPSSSASGPGASPGGSDGGGPGSGEGEGVQLTAAQELMIQQLVAAQLQCNKRSFSDQPKVTPWPLGADPQSRDARQQRFAHFTELAIISVQEIVDFAKQVPGFLQLGREDQIALLKASTIEIMLLETARRYNHETECITFLKDFTYSKDDFHRAGLQVEFINPIFEFSRAMRRLGLDDAEYALLIAINIFSADRPNVQEPSRVEALQQPYVEALLSYTRIKRPQDQLRFPRMLMKLVSLRTLSSVHSEQVFALRLQDKKLPPLLSEIWDVHE